DNA sequence from the Candidatus Eisenbacteria bacterium genome:
CATGACTCCAAATCTGGAGGATCTCGATCAACAGGCGGACTACAGGAGTCCGCAGGGCGTTTGTCACGCCCTCTCGGCTCTGGTAGTGGCCTGGGTCAATCTCAACGTAGCGGTCCGTCTGGCCGTTCCAATAGCCGCGATCGACGCCTGCCTGCTTTCCCCTTCCGTCTACATCGGGAACAACACGTGGACATGGACCGCTTCAGGGGGGCAAGGCTCCCAGGCCTGGACGGCCGAGCTGATGGGGCAGCTCATCGATGCCACTAACGTGCGATGGTCGATGAGGGTGAGCGGCACACAGCTCGAACTCGATCGCTTCCTCTGGTTCGAAGGCACTTGTGACACCCGGGCGCGCGCCGGCGTCTGGCACTATTTCGACCCGGCGTCGCCGGAGACTTCGCGCGAGCTCGTGCGCTGCGACTGGTCGCTTCCGGAGGAACCGAACGGCGGGCAGCAGATCGGATTCGAGAATGTGGAACCCGGCGGAAACATGGAGGGGGATCAGCTTCTCTACACCCTTGCCGATTCCATCGCCGCGGTCTCGCTGACGGATGCCAGCGAGGAGACGACCATGGAGGCTCGCTGGGATCTGCGAACCGGAGAAGGGCGCGCAATCAGCGCGCGGGCGGACACGTGCTGTTGGGGTCCTCGCCCGTTCCATCCGGACGTGGAGTGCCCGTGAAGGCCGTGTAAGGGCCCGTCGAGTCCGCGCTGGCTCAGGTGCGGACCTTGGATGCCCTCGTCAGCTTGGCGAACTTGACCCCGCGGAGCCCCGCGATCTCGGTGCTCACGCGCGTGACCTGCGCGGGGTTGCCCCGGATGAAGATCGCCTCCAGGCAGTCCTCAGCGTCCAGGTGGACGTGCGTGCTGCAGAGGACGTGCACGTGGCGCCTGTGCTGGGCTTCCATGATCCTCTCGGGAAGATCCCGCTGATGATGGTGGTAGCAGATCGTGAGGACGCCCACGACCTGCTCGTCCTTGGTCTCCCACTTCTCCTGAACGAGCTGCTCCCGGACGAGGTCGCGCACATACTCGGACCGCGAGGCATATCCCCGGGCGATGGTCCCCTTGTCGATCTCCCTCAGCAGGGTTCTCGGCAGGGAGACCGTGAAACGGACGGCGGATTCCTTGTTGGCCATGGTTCGTCAGTCCCATTCATGTGTGTGAAAGTGCCTGTGCTCGACGTCTTCGTGCCTGTGCCCATGTATGTGCATGAGGTTCGCCTCGAGCAGGAGACGGCGATCGCCGAGCGCCGCGGCGATCGGGCCGTCGTAGATCAGCCGATGGTCCTCCGAGAGGACGAGCGCCCGATCTCCGAGCTCCGGGGCGAGACTCAGATTGTGCGTGGTCGTCAAGGTCGCGATCTGTTGCTGCGCGAGGAAGTCGATGAGCCAGCCGGTGCTCCTCGGATCCAGGTTCGCGAGAGGCTCGTCGAGGAGAAGGAGCCGCGGCCGGACGGAAAGGAGGGACGCCAGGCAGACCTTCTGCTTCTCGCCGCCGCTCAGCGAGAAGGGGGAACGTCCCAGCAGCCGGACCACGCCGAAGGACGCGGCGAGGGACTCGATCGCCGGGGTGATCTCCGGCTCGCCGGCCTGCCTCAGGCCGAAGCCGATCTCGTCGCGCACCGTCGGATGGAAGAGCATCGAATCCGGGTTCTGGAAGAGGAGCGCGACCTGTCTGCGGAAGGCGCCCCGGAACGACGAGTCCCTCAGGGCGCGCTCATCGACCGGGCGGCCGTCGAAGAGATAGCGCCCTTCGCGGGGAAAGAGCAGACCGTCGAGGATCTTCAGTAGGGTGGTCTTCCCGCACCCGTTGCTGCCGAGGAGGACGATCCTCTCGCCGTCTCTCGCGGAGAAGGAGATCTCCGACAGAGCGGCCGCGTCCGCTCCGTAGCGGAAGCTCACTCCCGAGAAGTCAATCATGGAGCAGCCCGCGTGAGCGCATGGCCTGGGCGATCTCCCCCGCGTTGTAGAGGGCCTTGTCGAGGAGAATGGAGGCTGCGGCCGCCCCGTGCCTGTAGAGATCCCTTGCCGTCGGCCTCCGCGCGCTCCTGCTGCGGAGGGCGGCCCGCATCTCCTGGTATGTCCTGCGGTGGATGAGGACCTGACCGTACAGAACCGTCAAGAAGCGGCCGAGCGCGGGAGAGAAGGAAGCCGCCCTCAAGATGTCGATTCTCCGCGCGGCCAGCATGGTGACGATCGTGAGGGCGAGAACCCGGGCGTTGACGAGAAGAAGACAGTCGAGATCCAGGCTGCCTCGCAGCCAGCCCGCCAGCGCGTAGGAGATCGAGACGACCGAGTTGACGAGCGCGATCGCGATCAGCGCCCGCTTGAGGATCCGCGGGGCGTCCGTCCCGGCAAGGACGAGCGCGGCCACGAGGACCGCGACCATGACGGGAACGCTGTGGACGAGCGTCAGGGCGACGGCCGTCGCGAGATACCCGCAGATGTAGATCCGATCGATCATCGAGAAAGAGTATGCATCCTTCGCCCGAAGAACTCGTAGGCGAGAATCGTCAGGATCCCCTCGGCGATTCCGACCAGGGCGTGGGGCACGAGAATCGCGGGCAGCGTCACCTCGAGCCCGAACGGGAAGAAGAGGGGCGTCCCATCCGCGCGGTGCGCGATCGCCGGCTGGATGCCCAGGACGACGGCGACGACCAGGGCGGCCGCGCAGACGGCGGACCATCCCGCGAGAAAGAGGGCGAGCCGCAGGTTCCATCGGCGGAGGAGCCGATAGACCGCCCATGCGACGAGGCTTCCGATCAGTCCCATGGCGAGCGCGTTCACGGGGAAGGAGGTGATCCCCCCCTCCCCGAGGAGGAAGACCTGAAGCAGCAGCACGAGCGAGAGACAGAGGAACGACACCCAAGGGCCGAAGAGGACCGCGATCATCCCGATGCCGCTCGCGTGGATCGACGTGCCGCCCGGCAAGGGGAGGAGGATGGTCATCAGAACGAAGGCGACCGCGGTGGTCACCGAGAGGAAGGGGACCATCTGCGCGCGCAGGCTTCTCCCGAGGCGCAGGATGCCGACGGCCCAGAGCGCCGCGCCGACTCCATACGCGGGGAGGTAGACCTTGGGCGAGATGAATCCGTCGGGGATGTGCATCGCCTAGATCAGGGTCGAGAAGGTGAAGATCAGGCGGTAGGATTCCTTCCCCTCGGCGCCCTGCTGCTCCTTCTCCTCGTTGAGGGATTTCCAGACGGGAACCTTCACCCCGAGGCCGACGCTCGAGGACCCCATGAAGAGGCGCAGTCCGGGCACACCATAGAGGATCCGGCCGCCTGTGGCCTGCTCCCCGACCCCGGCGACCTCGTCGCGACCGAGTTGCAAGTAGTTGGCTTCCAGGTTGACGTCGCATCTGAGCTTCGAAGCGGGCCGAAGGAGGACGCGCGCGGCGGAGGCGGCGTTGAGGCGGAACTCGCCGCCGAAGCGGACCTTCGTGCTGTCGGCGTACTCGTGTTCGGAGAAGCCGATCCACGAGGCTTCCCCGCAGAAGGTGAAGCGGCCCGCCACTTGCTTGGTCGCGGTGAGGCCGGCGGAGTAGGAGGGAGCGCCGAATCCGAGCGACATCCCCGGATCGATCTCCCCATCCTTGGCGCGCAGGTTCTCGTTTCCGGTCGGCAGCGTCATCCCTCCGTAGAGGGTGAAGTGCGGATCCTCCATGTCGTCGAGGCTCTCGCTCTCGGGGACGAGCCTGAAGCCGCCGTCGTACTTCCATCCGAGGGCCGTCATGAGAGAGAGATCGGTGAAACCGGAGGTGTTGTACGAG
Encoded proteins:
- a CDS encoding ABC transporter ATP-binding protein, with product MIDFSGVSFRYGADAAALSEISFSARDGERIVLLGSNGCGKTTLLKILDGLLFPREGRYLFDGRPVDERALRDSSFRGAFRRQVALLFQNPDSMLFHPTVRDEIGFGLRQAGEPEITPAIESLAASFGVVRLLGRSPFSLSGGEKQKVCLASLLSVRPRLLLLDEPLANLDPRSTGWLIDFLAQQQIATLTTTHNLSLAPELGDRALVLSEDHRLIYDGPIAAALGDRRLLLEANLMHIHGHRHEDVEHRHFHTHEWD
- a CDS encoding cobalamin biosynthesis protein CbiM (catalyzes the ATP-dependent transport of cobalt), which translates into the protein MHIPDGFISPKVYLPAYGVGAALWAVGILRLGRSLRAQMVPFLSVTTAVAFVLMTILLPLPGGTSIHASGIGMIAVLFGPWVSFLCLSLVLLLQVFLLGEGGITSFPVNALAMGLIGSLVAWAVYRLLRRWNLRLALFLAGWSAVCAAALVVAVVLGIQPAIAHRADGTPLFFPFGLEVTLPAILVPHALVGIAEGILTILAYEFFGRRMHTLSR
- a CDS encoding transporter, giving the protein MIRLTAVVLLTLLPASAALGHHGVASLGVAGLEGPGAPIETANSATLPGRRFLASLKLDYASFEKLTQERDDETDFNAYWMYGVGYGATSYLSAYLLIPFTTKRAEDNSYNTSGFTDLSLMTALGWKYDGGFRLVPESESLDDMEDPHFTLYGGMTLPTGNENLRAKDGEIDPGMSLGFGAPSYSAGLTATKQVAGRFTFCGEASWIGFSEHEYADSTKVRFGGEFRLNAASAARVLLRPASKLRCDVNLEANYLQLGRDEVAGVGEQATGGRILYGVPGLRLFMGSSSVGLGVKVPVWKSLNEEKEQQGAEGKESYRLIFTFSTLI
- the nikR gene encoding nickel-responsive transcriptional regulator NikR produces the protein MANKESAVRFTVSLPRTLLREIDKGTIARGYASRSEYVRDLVREQLVQEKWETKDEQVVGVLTICYHHHQRDLPERIMEAQHRRHVHVLCSTHVHLDAEDCLEAIFIRGNPAQVTRVSTEIAGLRGVKFAKLTRASKVRT